CCCGAgacgggggcaggagggggacggAGCCCCCCAGGCCCCACGCAGGGCCGAGCCCCCCGGTACAGACCTCCTCTGAGCCCCCCGGCTCGCCCTGCCCCCTCACCGAGCGCCCCAGGCAGGGTTTTGccgttttgttgttgtttttaatggatacaaaatcaaagagaaaaggaaaacaaagcgaGAGCGGAGGGGACAGGACAGGGAGGGGCGAGGGAACGCGGAAGCCTCCGGCCACCCCGCGGCTCCGCACCCAGAGCTGCACAGTACCGGGCGGCGGCTTCAAccaccttttccttttcttttagaaaaaaaaaaaaaaaaaggaggaaaaaacccaaaggagCAAGCGTGGATCCCAGGGAGCAGCCGTCGGGCGTCAGGGAGCCGTCTGCAGCATCAAGTTCCTCAGGAGTTTCTGGCGCCCGACCTCGTAATCCTCCTCGTCCACATTGACCAGCAGTTTGATGGCTTCGTGGCCCACGGCTTGCTTGAGCGAGTCCGTGATGAAGACGCCCTTGAGGGCTTCCAGCAGCGAGCCGTTGATGTAGTCACGCCAGAACGCGTCGAGGTAGGTGAGCTCTGAGAACTTTATGTCGCAGATGATGGAGCCCAGGTCCCGCGACTTCAGGATGGTGTTGGCCTGGTTGAAGCGCTCGAACTGCCGCTCCAGGGGGTCCTGCTTGTTGGAGAAGACGTTGCCTTGCAGCGCCGTCTCGTGCTGGCAGTACTCGGCTCGCACTCGCAGGCGGATGTctggggggagcgggagggcggTGAGTgctgcggcgcggggccggccccccagccccccggcccccccagggtCTCACCACAGGTCTGCTTCTCCTTGGGGTCCGGCGTCGCCGACTTCCTCCTCTTGCGCTGGCTGCCGAGGAGGGTCCTGCCGCGGCCGGGCCGCTTGGTACAGATCTGGGGTCCCGCGGCGGAGCAGCAGACCACGGGGTGGTGGGGAGGCACtgcgcggggagcagggggttGGGGACGCTGAGCCCCCCGCGCTCTGCCGGGGGACGTCCCCGAGGAGCCGCTCGCCCGCCCGGGCCCATCGCAGCTCCGGGGCCGCTGGCCCTCGCCGGCTGCACCCCAGATCCGTGCCCCAGCGCTCCTGCTCCGGCCCGGCACCaagccccagccccccctcctTTCCACGCTGCCGTCACCCCCGGTCGTCCCCCCACCCGGGGACACTCATCCCAGGGGCGTCTGGCAGCGCCAGGAGCCCGCGCACGCCCCGAGGGGACCCCCGCATTACACCCCGAGACCGAGCTGCCTCCCCGCGGCACCGCAGAGGGTCGGATGTCACCCCAGCGGTGACAGAACTGCCCCTGCCAGCCCGAGGCGAGTCCCCGCGCTCCCCGCGCGAGCGGGACAGACCGAGCCCCCTGGACCGCACGCCGAGGTCCGGCCGCGGCCTCCGCACCCACCTGGTTTATGCGGGTGGCCGAGCCCGTGCTGCGCCTCGCTGTGAGCTCGGGGCGTCACGTAGCGAATGGACGTCTCCTCCAGGTACTTGTCCACCAGGTCCGGACACACTGGGAAAGAGAGGGGACACGGGTCCCTGTCTGGGGGGGGAAAACGGGGGGACACGGGTCCCTGTctggggggggacgcggggggacacGGGTCCCTGTctggggggggacgcggggggacacGGGTCCCTGTctggggggggacgcggggggacaGGGGCCCCTTCCGGAGGGAGGCCAGGGGGGACCTCTCCAAGGGGTCTCAGCTGcctgcccggcgcggggcagcACGGCCGGCGGCCatccccccagccagccccctcGGGAAAGCTCCCCTGGAGCCAACCCTTCCCGCCGTGGCGCAGGAACGGCCGCTTCCATTCGCTGGAGAAACGCCGGCCGAGGCGGCAGCGCCTCCGGCACCGCTCCCGCaccgcgccgagccgagccgtgcacCCCTGGCCACCGCTCAGACCAGACCCGGATTCACCCCGCGTCCCTACACGGAGGAGCAGAGCCGCGGGGGGACAGCGGCAGCTCCGGGCCCCCAGGATGGACCCGGCTGCTGGAAAGGCTTTCGGACAAACCGACAGACCCCCGAACGTCCAGCCGACGCTACCGACCCGACGCGAGCCGATCGCACCCCGGGAGCACCACGCTGGCAGGGGACCGGGGCTGAGGAGAGTCAAGCTGctgagcagaagcagctgctgagcacagagcGTGGGACGAACCGAGCGGTTTTGGAGGGCCGGGACGTTTCTGCGGGTTGTTTTTCTCGTGCCTGGTGAGCTCAGAGCACTGCCCGTCCCGGGCAGGAGCCCTCCCATCCCCGCCGGAGCTGAGCCGGCCAAGGCTGCGGGtctccccggcccccccgccgcgcccagcTGCTTCGGGCCGGGGCTTCGCTGCGTTTCAGAGCCCTGAACGAGAAGGAGACGGAAGGAGACAGCACCCAGCCGCTGCCACGGGGACCGGAGACCAGCGCCAGCTCGCTGGGGCCGGAGGAGACGCGCTCAGCCAGCCAGTCCCTCCCCTTCGGCGGCGAAGGGCTGCGCGGGTGAGCCGCATGCGAGGGGCCTTTCTTCACAGAGCTTTTTGAAATGCTATTTTTGCACACTTTAATTAAACTGCTTCCACCCAAGCGTGGCTGGGGACATCGCAAGAGCGAGATCTGGTGGGTACGGCGCATCTCGCGGGGCAGCGGTGTACGGAGACGCGAACACCAACCTCCGGCTCCCCGACCGCACGGGCAGTGATCACACCTCAGCGTCCATCCGTCCGTCTCGCTCGGAAAACACCAGAACCCGGCACGGGGAGGGCCTGCCTGGCGCCAGCCGCCCGCAGCCCAACAGCCAACCGCCCCCTCACTGGGGGTTTCTGCACCCAGCAAGCCAAAAGCCACCCAGGGGACAGACACGCAGCGCTGCGGCCCCCCCGGCGCTGCACCCGCCAGGGACAGAGCCGTGGATCCGCCCGGGGGACCGGCGTcgccccgagccccggcaccgCACAGCTGCTCCGCGTaacgcgccgcccgccgccgcttccCCGTCTCCTCTCGTTGGTGTCGGCGCGGTGCCGAGAAGAGCGGCGGAAGGTGGCAGCGGCACCCAGCCCCTGACTCCCTGCTTGCACCGAGCCGCGGTGCCGGCGGCCCCGCGACGGCAGGGAACAGCCTGGGGTCTGTCCCCGGCGCAGCCACCTCTGCAAGCGGCGCACGGGGCAGCGCGCACGCTCCCGGCTCCCGGCAAAGGCCGGATAACGGGGAAATCCTCACGGCGTCTGGTCTGCGCCCACACGGGCAGGGCCACGAGCTCCATCAGGGCTGGAAGCTTCTGCCAGCTTGGAGCAGCCCAAAAGCAGCGTCCCCGTCCCCTGCCCGGCCCGACACCGGCTGAGCAGCGACGCAGCCAAAGGCCCCGTTCAGCTTCCAGCGCCCGATCCCGCTGCCCCTGgcgggccggcggccgcgggcagcGTGGCACCGCGCGCCCGGGGACAGCCCCGGCTCCCGGGCTGGCTCACACCGGCGCCGccgtccctgctcccagcccggggAGGGTTTCACGCCTGCCTCTACGTGcgctcgccgccttcccgggCACTGGCGGGGAACTGCGCCGTGGCCCACGGTGCGAGCAGAAACCGGGGAGACTCAGCAGCCTGGAGCTGCCAAGAAAGCCCAATTATCCTCATTTAAAGAGGAGACACAAATTTCAGAGGCTGAAGCCTGCCGGAGCGGCTGCCTTCCGCACCCCCCCCAACAGGCGCCGTGTCCTTGCAGCTCCTCCCGTTCTGGGTAACCTGCGTTCGGTTCCTTAAACGGTAAATCGAGGCTTTGGGTCAGAAAAAGGCACGGGCCGAGCTGGTGGAGGGCAGGGGgtcagctcagcctggcagctCCACAAAGCGACCAAAAACCCATCAAATGACCCGGAGCCGAAGGGCCAGGTCACTGCTGGGGTCCCCGAGCGGGGAGAGAGCAAGGGGAGGAGGGGTGGCTGAAAGAGGAGGCTTTGGGGCATCCCACTGGAAAAtgggtgaaaaaaaatctgaatttggaCACGGCCTTCTCTCCGCGGCCTCTCCTCGTGCTGCGCACCGCAGGACCGGCAGCTCCGGCTCGGGGAGGACATCGGCCGCCTTCCCAACCCTCCTGCGGCCCCGAGAGAACGCCCCgagctcccggcccccgccggctccccggcaCGCTGAGTAACACCGCGGGCTTCGCCGGGGCGCGGGCCAGGCCCGGCGGCTCACTCACCGGCCCGTCGCCTCTTGAGGGTGACGTAGGGCAGCAGGTCGTGGCGCGTGATGATccgcagcagctgcagcacctgCCGGAAGTTGGTCTCGTCGCAGCGGCCCTGCCGCTCCAGCGCCAGCAAGAAGTCCCGGCCGCTGCGGATCATCCCCCGCTCGTAGTCGTCGATCACGTCCACGAAGAGGAAGGAGAGCACTCGCACGTCGCGGTGGGTCAGGTGGGTGCCCACGATGTCGAACATGCGGTGCAGGCTGTACAGCCCGTGCTCCCGGTCGCCCCACTCCTCCGGCCAGGCTTGCGCTCGGCTCCGTTTGAAGGCGGCCATCTTCCACCGCTGCCGGCGCGcgccgagccggggctgctccgACCGCCGCAGCCCTGGAAGACAGAGAGGGCCAGCAGGATTTAATCCTTCCCCAGCGATACTCGATTAAAAACCCTGCTCTGCGTCCCTCCACCACGTCTCCGGGCAGAGGCTCGTCCTCTCCTCTGCCAGGGCATCCATCCCACACCGAAAATGGAAGGCTGGGTACCAGACGGACGGCACCGGGCTCTGCCAGCACCGGCAGGTCGCTGCCACAGCGACTCACACACCCAGACACGGTCTGGCAGAAACGCCCACGAGCCACGGCACGCCATGGCAGGGCTCCAGACCCCAACCAGGCGAGGACCGAGGTCCTCCACCCCAGCACGACgagtccccatgtcccccagcaaagccccagctgaACCCACTGCCGCCGCACCCGTGAGCCGTAACCGCACGAAGCCACTCGGCGCAGCCACCAGCACCACACCGAGACGTCGGGGAGCAGCAGCGCGGCCGCTCGGCAGGCCCCGACCTGCTTGCCTGCCAAGCCGGAGCGGAGCGCGCCTCGTCAGACTGGCTTCAGCGCCCGGCTCGGGGCCCACCCCTCGCCTCAGCGGATCTCGCCCGGCTGTGGCCCCCCGGACGCTCCTCGTCACGCTGCCGTCACCGGCTCGGTGTCAGCGCAACCGACAGCTTCGCTTCTTTGCCGAGAGCCGCGGggagtcacgcacccagccacaGGACACAGGGACGCGCAGGAATCTCATCCGGTGCCAGCGAGGCGGGTGTCGGTGTCCCGCGCCTGGGGACGGCACCGTGCCACCGCGCGAGTCAGCTGCGAGACACGCCGGGAGCCGGTGACGAGCCGATCGGCAATGCCAGTCCGGGGCACGCGGCGGCTGGGTCAGGAGGGAAGGGCACCGCGCGGCTCGCCGGGTGCTGGGACGGCAGGGACCCGTGCCCCCCCGGAGCAGTGCGGAGGGGCTGCGGACCCCCAGGGCACACTCAGACCCCGCTGTGCATCGCGGGCGCGGGGCAGCACCCCGGCCAATGGCACCCGCCCGGGTGCACCCTCGGTGTGCCGACGCACAGGCCACAGCGGGGATCACGCCGGCGCTGCATCACGGGTACCCCTAAAACGATGGCCCTCGCCAGTTTATCCGGGTCCGGAGCCTGCGGGACGCGGGACCCGAGGCTGCTGAGGCCCCACGGGGGCTGAGGTCTTGGGTCTGATGCCACCCACCCCTGTGGCTTTCCAGCAGCGTCCAGCCCCGAAGGCGGTGGCTCCATGTGGCACCGGGCCACGGCTCCTCTGCCCTCCGGAGCTGACCCGAGCCCGGCCGGCGTCACCACGGAGCAGCTCTCCTTGGTTACGGCTCCCAAAACAGTGAGGCGGCGTAAACACGGGATACCAGCAGGAATCGCCCGTCTGTTCCCGGCACGGCCGTGACTCACGCTCTGGCCCCGGGCAGGCGGAGAAACAGGGAGCCCTCGACGGGGCCCATCGCCACCGGCACGGTGGGAGGGGTTTAATTCCCATCATAAAATGCAAATAGCTTAAATTAAAAACGTGTTGAGCGACTGCTGCAAACAGTCTGACGCGGCTGCGACTGCTCGGCCGGGGGGAGCCGGCAGGCACCGCACCGCTGCCCGTCGAGGGGGAAGGGGATGGTCCTTGGCACAAACAGCCCGCAGCCATCTCCGTGCGGGGGGACGGGCATgaagccccccagccctgcccagcggcTCCTCCGTGCCGGGCGCTGAGCCACGCCAGCCCCAcgggagggcagggctgcggccCGGCACGTTCCGGGAGAGGGGACGGACTTCTCCGGTCTCGTCAACCTCGCGGAAGCCGAGCTCCGGAGCGGCCTTTACCAGGCGCTGTGGCCGCACCGCAACCGAGCGCTGCAGCGGGAGCTCCCAGTATCCCTGCACAGGGCAAACCAGACAGGAACCAAGCGCGGGCGGCGCAAGGCGAGGCCTCTGCTTTCTTCCCAGCGTCCTGTAAGCAGCTCcgagataaaaaaaccccacacaaaccaCGCGCCCGCTTATCGGCTCTGCCGGGGTGTTTACACCACAGCTcttcccccggcagccccagccagccgACCTCTGTCCCCAGCGCTGTGCCGCGAAGCCGGGACGAGCCGCCCGAGCCCGGCACGGCGcgcgccgggagccgccggctgGGGCCCGCGAGCACGGCAGTGTCCCTGGAGATGGCTCACTGCTCCGCGGCCTGCCGCGCACCGAGTCGCACAAACCCAGGCAGAGACGGGGCAGACGCTAGCTTTGGTTATTTGGGACTGACCACCCTGGAATTCCGTTGCATTTTGTCTCCCAGGGAGgccaaaaaagaaaaggcatctgACATTGTGCTGCCTGAACACAACAAGAGGAGACTCAGCAGAAAGAGCGACTGCATGGGCGGGGGAAGTGCCGAGTCCCGGGGGGCAGCTCCTTACAGCTGCACCACCCAAAACCGCTAAAAGCTGTTAAAATCATTTCCAGGCAGGGGATTCCAGCGGCCGCTACTTGGAAGAAATCCCCGCTTCCCCTCGCCTCTGGCTCTCCTCCCATCCCGACCCACAGGAGCGGAAGGCTGGAGCGCTTTGCTGCACACATATAttgaaaaaaccctaaaatccTCTGATTTTCCTCAAGGAACGGCCCCATCACGAGCGTATGGAGCAGGAAAGATCTCCCAGCAGAAGACGCAGCAGGGCAGGAGTGACAAACCCCGCACAGGCGTCCCCAGAACCCCAGCCCACCCTCGGCGCAAGCGGGCAGCTCGGCCCAGGGGACTTTTCTCAGGAGGAGACTTCCCACAGCGCTCCAGGATCATTAAAACGAAGCGAACAGGAAAAACAAGCTCTTGGTGCCCACAGAGCTCCGCAGCTCTTCGGCTGAGCCGAGCTCCGAGTTCCCCCGTGCGGACGGCGGGGATCTCTGCCGCGGCAGCTCAGGTCACAGCCACGAGCACCCAGCGCCCGCCGGCACGCTCCTGCCCGGACGGGCGCAGGACTCACCAACGCCAAGTCGAAAGCCGGCTTTGGGGTGGATTTTGCGGCGCGGTGCTCTCCCAGCCGCCGCCGTCCGGCTGCCGGGCGCGCTGCGAGCAGACGCCAGGCCGACGCCTCGCCGCGTCGCTGCTGCAGACCAGAGCCGACGCCGCTCGGCCCGGGCGAGGACCAGCCGTGGCAGAGCCGGCCGCGCGGCACCGAGGAGCCTTGGCAgagccccaggcagagccagACCCACGCGCTGCGTTACCAAAGGGCAGGAAGGGCCGACAAACACAGCCCAGCGCTGCGGTTTCGCCGCCCAGCAGCCATTCACCAGGGggtctcttcctctccttctcagacACCTCCACCCCAAACTGCGAAAGGCGATCAGCCTCGAGCCGTCCCggctgcccggctccccccgctctgctcccgacagctcccgcagccgccgtcACGCCAGACCCAGGGCTCTTCCccgggagaagctgctgctgttccgTGGACCAAGCAcccggccgcggggctggcaAACCTTCCCCGGCTGGCGCCCGGCAGAGGGACGGGACACTGCCCGCAGTGACTGTGGCGTGGCCACCGCGACAGCCGCCACCCTACGGCCTCGCACCCGCCAGACAGGCAACCTCAGCCCACAAACATGCCTACAGGACGCGACGGGCTTGGTGAGAAAAGGGTGGGTATAAAGAGTTCCTGCTGCGCAGAGGATGAGCCGATCACGGGGGAGCTGAGACGCAGCGACAGTAATCCGTAACTGCCCtctttggagggtttttttttggccttCCCTCCGTCACACTCTGTATCTGGGTCAGCGCTGGTGAGGGGCCAGCGCGTCTGAGCCGGCACCACAGCGTCCGTCgggcagaaaaaaatgctacGCCCGCCACTAAAGAGAGCAAACCGCCAGTCCCAGCCCAGCAAAACAGACTGGATTTCAGCAGCGGAAGAGCAGTGCGCACGGCCGCCCCGACACCCCGGCAGGGaaggccggaggaggaggaggaggaagcgttCAGCCACGCTGCGTCACCCGACAAAGCATTCGTAACCCCACGAGAACGAGCCAGGCGCAAAAacagtcctgccagcagctgcctcggGGTCAGGTCGGCGGTTTTTCTGCCACACAGGTTTAGTTGTGGGAGGGGGATTTTTATTTCAAGCACAGAAAGTGCTTTTCGCTTCCATTCACCGCCCGTCTGACTCCTGCCACCTCAGTTAATCCCCCAGCCTAATTCCTGCCGCTGAGTGGCAACTGCAGCCGTGATTTCGCACACCGCTAACGCCCGTCTCGACAGGCGCCCCGCAGAAACGCCCCGCTCCGGCTGCcagcggcgggccgggccggagcACCACCACCAGCCGGGAGCGGTGCCCGAGCCGCCGCACGCCAACGGGCAGCAGAGGAAAATCCCAACCAGAatcccagggctgggagctgccagcagcGCCGTGGGCTCTCCCCGACGCCGGCGCGTCAGCGCACGCCGCGCTCGAGCCATGGAAACGGGGGCGCGGGCAGGGGACGCGCTGGCACCGACGTCAGCGCTGCCAGGTCCCCTCCGGAGCCCCGGATCGCAGCTGGCTTTACCAGTCTCGCCCCTTCCATCACCCAACGGACGCCCGGCCGGGATCCACCCGCAGCCACGCTGCCCAAACGCTCCTGAGCCAGGGCAACGAGCCCAGGCACGGAGCTGTCACCACGGGCGGGCAGGTGCCCACCGCACCGAGACACAAATCCCAGTGAGGCTGCGCTCCGTGCACGGAGGACTGAGCCTCTCCTGATCCATCCCGACAGCACCAGGACCACACAAGCAGCTCCTTGCAGGAGAGGAGGGATGGGCGAATCGTtagcacatcagaaaaaaaaaaaaaacaacatatagGAACACCCACCTTAGGGAAGAGCTCTTCTGGTCTTGCTTACGTCCACGACTCGAAGTGCAGCTGAGCGAGAGTGTTTGCAGGAAGCCTTCTATCCCCTCTTCTCCTTGGCTTTTTAAATAAACTACCCGACAGCGCCGCAGAAGCTCCTACAGAGTCTCACGTGCGGCTCTCGTAGCGGGGAAGCCAAACGTCCAGGGTCGGGGATCGGCGGTCAGTGTTAAAGCTGGTCGACTTGCCAGAAGCCACCCAATTTTTTTGCCCCcaaaaccttatttttttttctacttaataATTTATTGACACCGGGAGGAAAAGGAAAGTCCAGAAGTGGCCCTGTGCTCTCTAGGTCATTTCTCGTTTTAAAGACCCCACTCCTTAAGAACCGACTCCCCCGTTTCCCTCTTACCAGCAGGACTTAACGCCGCCCTCGCACACCGCGGCCACGGGCAGGGTGCTCGGACACCTTAAACCTCCGTGTGCTTTCTCAGTACAGCACCTCCTCCAAGACCGGGCCGGGCTCGGCGACAAACCTC
This DNA window, taken from Opisthocomus hoazin isolate bOpiHoa1 chromosome 30, bOpiHoa1.hap1, whole genome shotgun sequence, encodes the following:
- the DEDD gene encoding death effector domain-containing protein; its protein translation is MAAFKRSRAQAWPEEWGDREHGLYSLHRMFDIVGTHLTHRDVRVLSFLFVDVIDDYERGMIRSGRDFLLALERQGRCDETNFRQVLQLLRIITRHDLLPYVTLKRRRAVCPDLVDKYLEETSIRYVTPRAHSEAQHGLGHPHKPVPPHHPVVCCSAAGPQICTKRPGRGRTLLGSQRKRRKSATPDPKEKQTCDIRLRVRAEYCQHETALQGNVFSNKQDPLERQFERFNQANTILKSRDLGSIICDIKFSELTYLDAFWRDYINGSLLEALKGVFITDSLKQAVGHEAIKLLVNVDEEDYEVGRQKLLRNLMLQTAP
- the LOC142364867 gene encoding uncharacterized protein LOC142364867; amino-acid sequence: MDPAAGKAFGQTDRPPNVQPTLPTRREPIAPREHHAAGQGCGSPRPPRRAQLLRAGASLRFRALNEKETEGDSTQPLPRGPETSASSLGPEETRSASQSLPFGGEGLRGVAGDIARARSGGYGASRGAAVYGDANTNLRLPDRTGSDHTSASIRPSRSENTRTRHGEGLPGASRPQPNSQPPPHWGFLHPASQKPPRGQTRSAAAPPALHPPGTEPWIRPGDRRRPEPRHRTAAPRNAPPAAASPSPLVGVGAVPRRAAEGGSGTQPLTPCLHRAAVPAAPRRQGTAWGLSPAQPPLQAAHGAARTLPAPGKGRITGKSSRRLVCAHTGRATSSIRAGSFCQLGAAQKQRPRPLPGPTPAEQRRSQRPRSASSARSRCPWRAGGRGQRGTARPGTAPAPGLAHTGAAVPAPSPGRVSRLPLRALAAFPGTGGELRRGPRCEQKPGRLSSLELPRKPNYPHLKRRHKFQRLKPAGAAAFRTPPNRRRVLAAPPVLGNLRSVP